Proteins co-encoded in one Deltaproteobacteria bacterium genomic window:
- a CDS encoding roadblock/LC7 domain-containing protein has protein sequence MHPQMVLFEEDFQAVQAICERLTREANGRCVFLIDKNGQLIAAAGDTEHLDTTSLASLTAGNIAATGGLAKLLGEKEFSILFHEGEKDNLHITIVGGRVILVVIFDQRSSLGLVRLRVKKASQELAQIFDALANKMAQPGVSSPFAEITDDDIDNLFSD, from the coding sequence ATGCACCCTCAGATGGTTCTCTTCGAGGAGGACTTCCAGGCCGTCCAGGCGATCTGCGAACGCCTGACCCGGGAGGCGAACGGGCGGTGCGTTTTCCTCATCGACAAGAACGGCCAGTTGATCGCCGCCGCCGGCGATACGGAACACCTCGACACCACCTCGCTGGCCTCCCTCACCGCCGGCAACATCGCGGCCACCGGAGGTCTGGCGAAGCTGCTCGGTGAGAAGGAATTCTCGATCCTCTTCCACGAGGGCGAGAAGGACAATCTCCACATCACGATCGTCGGTGGACGCGTGATCCTGGTCGTCATCTTCGATCAGCGCAGCTCCCTCGGTCTGGTCCGCCTGCGGGTCAAGAAGGCCTCGCAGGAGCTGGCCCAGATCTTCGACGCGCTGGCCAACAAGATGGCCCAGCCTGGGGTGTCGTCGCCCTTCGCCGAGATCACGGACGACGACATCGACAACCTCTTCAGCGACTAG
- a CDS encoding GTPase domain-containing protein, whose amino-acid sequence MSFINYSSREINCKIVYYGPGLCGKTTNLQYVYAKTNPDAKGKMISLATETERTLFFDFLPLSLGEIRGFKTRFHLYTVPGQVFYDASRKLILKGVDGVVFVADSQIERMEANLESMENLRVNLAEHGYDLDRVPFIVQYNKRDLPNAATVEELRRLLNPRGVPDYEAVAPTGVGVFDTLKAVAKGVLQELKKGG is encoded by the coding sequence ATGTCGTTCATCAACTACTCCTCCCGCGAGATCAACTGCAAGATCGTCTATTACGGGCCCGGTCTGTGCGGAAAGACGACCAACCTGCAGTACGTCTACGCAAAGACGAATCCCGATGCGAAGGGGAAGATGATCTCGCTGGCGACCGAGACCGAGCGGACCCTCTTCTTCGACTTCCTCCCCCTCTCCCTCGGTGAGATCCGGGGCTTCAAGACCCGCTTCCACCTCTACACGGTGCCCGGGCAGGTCTTCTACGACGCCTCCCGGAAGCTCATCCTGAAGGGCGTCGACGGGGTGGTCTTCGTGGCCGACTCCCAGATCGAGCGGATGGAGGCCAACCTCGAGTCCATGGAGAACCTGCGGGTGAACCTGGCCGAGCACGGCTACGATCTCGATCGGGTGCCCTTCATCGTGCAGTACAACAAGCGGGACCTCCCCAATGCCGCCACGGTGGAGGAGCTCCGCCGGCTGCTCAATCCGCGCGGCGTGCCCGACTACGAGGCCGTCGCCCCCACCGGCGTGGGCGTCTTCGACACCCTCAAGGCCGTGGCGAAGGGCGTCCTGCAGGAGCTCAAGAAGGGCGGCTAG
- a CDS encoding dihydrolipoamide acetyltransferase: MRRAAGWLSLLLTLLVVGPLRAQTEGGGEALPATEAPAPPAEPASVDGIGAGETTVEATPVESAEGSGAAADEEKTFDLKVKGLEERVTDLKERIYRTKARLLLLQETVISDNLTSGAKAVLIHRNEMGASFVVESVTYALDGAPIYTKVDTGGELDRQEEIEIFNGRIVPGNHQITARVVLRGSGFGVFSYLEGYKFTVQSSYTFNAEGGKTTQLKIVSYEKGGITTDLKDRPAIKYDETTSKDQPKRKLRGGKSKDEGTEK; encoded by the coding sequence ATGCGGCGTGCAGCAGGCTGGCTTTCGCTGCTCCTCACCCTGCTCGTCGTCGGGCCGCTCCGGGCCCAGACCGAGGGCGGCGGTGAGGCCCTCCCCGCGACCGAGGCTCCGGCGCCTCCGGCCGAGCCCGCGTCCGTCGACGGGATCGGCGCGGGTGAGACCACCGTCGAGGCGACGCCGGTCGAGAGCGCCGAGGGCTCCGGGGCCGCCGCCGACGAGGAGAAGACCTTCGACCTGAAGGTGAAGGGCCTCGAGGAGCGGGTGACCGACCTCAAGGAGCGCATCTACCGCACCAAGGCGCGGCTGCTGCTGCTCCAGGAGACGGTGATCAGCGACAACCTCACCTCCGGCGCCAAGGCGGTCCTGATCCACCGCAACGAGATGGGCGCCTCCTTCGTCGTCGAGTCGGTGACCTACGCCCTCGACGGCGCGCCGATCTACACCAAGGTCGACACCGGGGGTGAGCTCGACCGGCAGGAGGAGATCGAGATCTTCAACGGCCGGATCGTCCCCGGCAACCACCAGATCACGGCGCGGGTGGTGCTGCGCGGCAGCGGCTTCGGGGTCTTCTCCTACCTCGAGGGCTACAAGTTCACCGTGCAGTCCTCCTACACCTTCAACGCCGAGGGCGGGAAGACGACCCAGCTGAAGATCGTCAGCTACGAGAAGGGCGGCATCACGACCGACCTGAAGGATCGCCCGGCGATCAAGTACGACGAGACCACCAGCAAGGATCAGCCCAAGCGCAAGCTGCGGGGCGGGAAGAGCAAGGACGAGGGGACCGAGAAGTGA